CCCCTGCTAGACCTCATGAATTGCTGGAGAAAGTGGCGTCGCAGGCGGCGTGATGGTGTTGCCAATACCCAGACTCTCGATACTGTTTCTTTTCGCGACCCCTTTCATCTTTTTATCCGCTCGCATGACAATATTCCGACCCAAAGTAGCCTATCCTCAATCATTCCCGTATTCCCGATCATACTGTGGCTTCTGCATCGAGGACGGGCTGGAACATGCGCCGGTATTTAGCGGGCGTAAGGCCAGTGAGGCGCTTGAAGAGGCGGTGGAAAAACGAGTGGTCCTCGTAACCAACTGCTGGTCCGATCTCCTCCGTGTTCATGTCGGTGGTTTCGAGTAGACGCTTGGCTTCCTCGATGCGCAGGTTCTGCACGTACTCGATGAGGGTGATGCCTGTGGCGGCCTTGAAGCGGCGCTTCAGCGTGCGTTCGGGAATACGCGCCTTTCCGATGATGTGTTGGATCACATCCGACTCTCGATAGCATCGATCAAGTTGCCTTTCACATTCGCGAACTACAGAGTCAGCATGCTGTGCGATGCGTGAAAGCGGTGCGTAGGGCAATTGGCCCTCGCCGTGCCATTTGAGTAGATAGACCTTGGCGATGCGCAGTGCTTCGCCGGGATTGGCGTGGCGTGCGATGATGTGGATCGCGAGGTCGTGCCAAGATGTGGTTCCGCCGGCGGTAACGATGCGACCATCGCGATCTGCAATGACGAGGTTCGGCTCGGGATGAAACTGTACATTGGGGTAGCGTTTGCGGAACAGCTCCTGGTA
This sequence is a window from Candidatus Nitrospira inopinata. Protein-coding genes within it:
- a CDS encoding GlxA family transcriptional regulator; amino-acid sequence: MAAFQKSGETHVEVLIVAVPETAGSALYGMVDVLKAAGSVWETLTRQGNGKTLFNVRIVALRRKLFVCGNGIPVKPDCVIDDDPKARVVILPELWLGPDEDIRDRYPTLMTWLRRAYKGGAFLYSACSGAVMLAATGLLDGCSATSHWAYQELFRKRYPNVQFHPEPNLVIADRDGRIVTAGGTTSWHDLAIHIIARHANPGEALRIAKVYLLKWHGEGQLPYAPLSRIAQHADSVVRECERQLDRCYRESDVIQHIIGKARIPERTLKRRFKAATGITLIEYVQNLRIEEAKRLLETTDMNTEEIGPAVGYEDHSFFHRLFKRLTGLTPAKYRRMFQPVLDAEATV